gttatatttttaattaaaaaaaattatgttgagCAGTGTGATTatgatgataaataaaagatatcCATGTTCCATGTTTCGTGTTTTATATGTGCAATACGTATTTGATATATAGATTAATGTAGAGGTGTAATGTCTTCTGGTAAGCCATCCAGTGTTTCATCTTCCTCGTCGATACCTCACCATCTTGTATTCTAATAGCAATGAAAATATAGATTTTGTTGACCATAGAGACTCAATACTGTCATTACTCTCAATCCTACTATGTCCTTTTGTTGGATCAGGAAGGTCAGGTCACTACGATGTTTGGTATGTCGAATCAGACATTATTAATGTGATAAGAACAATATACTGATAACCATGTTCATTCAGGAGCATTGAAAACACCACCATCACAGTAGTAGCACACGTTTTACTTATATGTCACAGGTAAACTGTTTAACAGAATTAACCACTCTAGACGATACCAGAAAGATTGGTCTGAGAGTATACTTTCATACTCGTGGCATTTTTGTAAATGCACAGGGAGGACGaaacttattatttttgaaaCCCTGATAAACGTCCAGTGTTACTGGTATTGGTAATGATTTTACATGTTTTGTCATATTTAAATACAACTGATaggaaatgaagaaaatatactattttcttgaaatttatgTTTGCGTAGATatgtttacaaagaaaaaagataatataaacaaaatgttagaaggTTTAACCCAGTTTACATGTTTTCGTAGAAGTGTGCTTGAAGGTTATAAAATAACGTTCTAGACACAACAGTGAAAGGTAATTCAATGATCACACCCTTTCTCTTATCACTTTTACAACACATCAAAACGGGTTAtatgatttgtgtgtgtgtgtgggggtgaCCCCGGGGCAATGGACTATTACACTTGATTAAGAAATGGAATTTGTAGCAACACATGCTgttttcaattaaataataaatggtctgtttatttgtttttatttttcaaacaactgaTAACTTTATATAACAATCCTTTTAGATTTTCCTTACACTGTTCCTGTATGAGCAGGACATACTTCTAATACCCCCCCTCAGccacagttataaaaaaaaagacttatatACGTTTTACGAAGCTCAAGTCAACCATTCAACCGCAGCAGTAATCATCTTCAACCAACGTACATCTTTTAATCATCTTTCTAAGTTTCGCTTTGATCCCCCCGAGGTGATTTACACGCTTGTATCGAAAACTTTTGCATTCTGATGAGGTGGCTTTCTTAGGTCATTTGGCAGCAATGGTATCCGATCTATTTTCACAGAAACTTAACTTGGGGCACTCGCAAGACGTCATAGTGGAAGTCATGCATGATAACTGAGCTACAGGCTTAGGTTCTTAAGAAAGTCAATGGCTTTTCGCTTGCGAGAAATTAGGCGAGTAACGGACTATATTTTGGCAGATTTATTCGCTTATGCTCCAGTAATGACGTCTACGCGGGATCTGGAAAATTAGGTTTGTGGCGCCATAAGAAAAAAGAAGGAATAGAGCTTCACTCAGAACGGGAAATGGGCGTGCTAGAGTTTCAATATCCATTTATTCCaccatttggtttgtttgaattgcTATCAAAAAACCACTAATACAAGAGTGTCGGATATTGCAGGTGAAAATGTTATCACGGTAACACTACCGATTTTAACCCTTTTAGTTATATATTGGTAACAGTAAATAGTACTTCCTGTCATTCCTGACAGCAGGGNNNNNNNNNNNNNNNNNNNNNNNNNNNNNNNNNNNNNNNNNNNNNNNNNNNNNNNNNNNNNNNNNNNNNNNNNNNNNNNNNNNNNNNNNNNNNNNNNNNNNNNNNNNNNNNNNNNNNNNNNNNNNNNNNNNNNNNNNNNNNNNNNNNNNNNNNNNNNNNNNNNNNNNNNNNNNNNNNNNNNNNNNNNNNNNNNNNNNNNNNNNNNNNNNNNNNNNNNNNNNNNNNNNNNNNNNNNNNNNNNNNNNNNNNNNNNNNNNNNNNNNNNNNNNNNNNNNNNNNNNNNNNNNNNNNNNNNNNNNNNNNNNNNNNNNNNNNNNNNNNNNNNNNNNNNNNNNNNNNNNNNNNNNNNNNNNNNNNNNNNNNNNNNNNNNNNNNNNNNNNNNNNNNNNNNNNNNNNNNNNNNNNNNNNNNNNNNNNNNNNNNNNNNNNNNNNNNNNNNNNNNNNNNNNNNNNNNNNNNNNNNNNNNNNNNNNNNNNNNNNNNNNNNNNNNNNNNNNNNNTTCATACCAAACTAATTTTGACAGAAAAAGTATAGTTCACAGTTTatggttattttttttactgcGCTTGCTCTAATAAATGTTCCGAGAAACTTGTATAACtggaaacaatattattattttgatatggaTAGCTATTTTTACTTGTACATAAAATGCTTTAGGACATGCATATACTTTCACCCTAATTAGGATTTTGTGTTGAAGATTTTGTATGGCTTCCggtatataaatttcaaaattttgacacagtttaaacagtgtaggtaaaaaaaaaaaaaaacccgagGAAATTGGCCAAAAATGTCTTGTGTTAAACTGCATTTCACAGTTGTTtgttaaacaattataataaacagTTGCTATTACTTTTACTTTCCAGTTGGGACTTTATGAACCATACATGGTTGGTTACAGAAGCACTTCGACCAATCGTTGTAGAGTTAGACTACCAGCGCCAGGGAAAAACTTTATTCCGTGGAATCAACTTTGTAGGATATGTGGGAATCCTTACAGCCATGAAACCAGTGAGCAGTTTTATGATAGTTTATTTCATGGACAGTTAACATTGTTAGCTGTGTAGCTAGTTTTACTAATAATAACCTAAGGTAattaaagatattattattattttagtaagtttttgtttgaaatttcaacCAGCAGACTACATGATTTAAATACTAAACTGTACAAATAGTTCATCTCAAGTAACACTGAACTTGAACTTTTATAACTATTTGTATAAAACAATTCCAGTTTTTGCATGTTTTGAATCTGGTAAAAGAAGTtgcttattttaatacaattattttaaagttaaactgtCGTATGTACAAATGTTATGTTATGtgaaattattattcttttaaatgaaatagctatatttaaaatcaaagctaatattttcagtgttattcTTTCTTAGCGTTATTAGCAAAAAAAGATTTATGTGAGAAAGTGCCCCCCTCCCTCACTACCACTGGTAATATATTAAGCTTCTATTTAAAAATGAGGAAAAAAAACTGAGTTGTTCtcattaagttaaataaaaactagtgtttcatctataatattttcagttattaatttcTAAAAAGGGGTCATAACTTACAAACATCCTGTATTTCATTCACTGATATGTACGAGGACAATGTTTGTGGATTGCACGGTGAACACATGccaataaaatttattgaaactgCCAGTTGTTAGCCACCAAAAAagcagaaatacatttttatcaccAAAGTAATAATTTGTAACTAGTTTAAACTATCTTGTAACTGAAAAGTATGTAAAAACATTCTTAACATAATTGAAGTTTTGTAGTATAAATTATGCTTTGAAAACCTGCCATGTGATCagtaaacataaaactgtttttcgTTTAGAATTTGTTTTCACTCACGATGGATGAAAGGTTCAACCTAAATGGTGGATTTATTGGtaggtttttaataaaaattgatatACATGTACATATGGTAGGGCATACAAgactgtaataataaataatgcaaGAAGCAATAAGTTACTTTAGATAATTTGAAAAGTGAATTACTTACTAATCTTAAGGTAAAGACAAAAAAGTTTTGTTGTAaggatataaaacattttatcaaatctttaatataaatataaggtCTATCAGATAGAATGCCACAGGCTAAATATATCTTGGATAGACCTTAGTTGTATGATATGAGGTTGATTATTCCACTGTGCAAGAAACTGAAGTTGTAGGTCAAATTgtttagaaactgttaatttCACTTACTATTTTCATACCTTGAAGTTGgttaaataagaataataaaactacaatttgggtaataaaattgttagaaaaaaaaaagttaaataattaacattGGACTACTAAACATTTATCTACcttcttacaataattttaatgttatttttctgctCAAACTTTGTGCATTgtactgttatattttatctataatcTTTTCCTTCAAttaccatattttaaaatatgttttgttagttttcttaaaattattacatgttgGTTTCTGTACcacagtttttttaattaatttattcttagCACCTATAATatggttttttttgtttcaggaaTAATTGAGTGGTTGCTAGGTGATCATTCAACTACCTGGATGGGATTTCTGACCCGACAAGTAATGGAATGCTATGAGCTACACAGTAGCTCAGAAAATGCTGGCAACAACAAAGCTTCTTGCTCCTGCTTATTTTATTCTGGGTGGAAACAAATCTGGAGAAGTaaaaaatttttgttgttgttgttgctttcaaAG
This genomic window from Tachypleus tridentatus isolate NWPU-2018 chromosome 10, ASM421037v1, whole genome shotgun sequence contains:
- the LOC143230783 gene encoding LOW QUALITY PROTEIN: acid ceramidase-like (The sequence of the model RefSeq protein was modified relative to this genomic sequence to represent the inferred CDS: inserted 2 bases in 1 codon): MNHTWLVTEALRPIVVELDYQRQGKTLFRGINFVGYVGILTAMKPNLFSLTMDERFNLNGGFIGIIEWLLGDHSTTWMGFLTRQVMEXAMSYTVAQKMLATTKLLAPAYFILGGNKSGEACVITRDRGSNTDADIWTMDNSGNEWFILETNYDHWKKPPFFDDRRTPAIKCLNHMGQKNASFSGLFNLLSTQPNLNKLTTYTALMQVNTNKMETYLQYCPDPCWPW